A single window of Nicotiana sylvestris chromosome 3, ASM39365v2, whole genome shotgun sequence DNA harbors:
- the LOC104223812 gene encoding chlorophyll a-b binding protein P4, chloroplastic: MATVTTQASAAIFRPCASKTRFLTGSSGKLNREVSFKPLTSSSYNSFKVEAKKGQWLPGLASPTYLDGSLPGDNGFDPLGLAEDPENLKWFVQAELVNGRWAMLGVAGMLLPEVFTNIGILNVPKWYDAGKEEYFASSSTLFVIEFILFHYVEIRRWQDIKNPGSVNQDPIFKNYSLPPNEVGYPGGIFNPLNFAPTAEAKEKEIANGRLAMLAFLGFIVQHNVVGKGPFDNLLQHLSDPWHNTIVQTLGN; the protein is encoded by the exons ATGGCAACAGTTACAACACAAGCTTCAGCTGCCATTTTCCGGCCATGTGCCTCAAAAACCAGATTTCTCACTGGATCATCTGGTAAATTAAACAGAGAGGTCTCTTTTAAGCCCTTGACTTCTTCATCTTACAACTCATTCAAGGTTGAAGCCAAGAAAGGTCAATGGCTTCCAGGCTTAGCCTCTCCTACTTATCTTGATGGCAG TCTCCCAGGAGACAATGGTTTTGATCCATTGGGACTTGCTGAGGACCCAGAGAACTTGAAATGGTTCGTCCAGGCTGAACTGGTGAACGGTCGTTGGGCTATGTTGGGTGTTGCTGGGATGCTGCTGCCCGAGGTTTTCACTAACATTGGAATCCTTAACGTGCCCAAATGGTATGATGCTGGAAAAGAAGAGTACTTTGCATCTTCATCCACCCTGTTCGTGATCGAGTTCATCTTGTTCCACTACGTCGAGATCAGAAGGTGGCAAGACATCAAGAACCCAGGAAGTGTTAACCaagaccccatcttcaagaaCTACAGCTTGCCTCCTAACGAAGTTGGATACCCTGGTGGTATTTTCAACCCACTCAACTTTGCACCAACTGCTGAGGCCAAAGAAAAGGAAATTGCTAATG GGAGATTGGCAATGTTGGCATTTTTGGGATTCATAGTGCAGCACAATGTAGTAGGAAAGGGACCTTTTGACAACCTTCTGCAACACCTCTCCGACCCATGGCACAACACCATTGTCCAAACACTCGGCAACTAG